The following are from one region of the Coffea eugenioides isolate CCC68of chromosome 2, Ceug_1.0, whole genome shotgun sequence genome:
- the LOC113760875 gene encoding protein PNS1: MGVQEPVIVQGENGEGEGEGMEEEKRKEEEEMKDIEKGEAAGEEFASQNEQQQHQGTREFHMSMMQRLSDTNPLRLVANAPRVASPSPAYQNRHPPSARPSPSPAQSIPPRPSPAPSSQPRSTPTPQQSIVSLNSRSYTNKLSLFLFVVHMVLAFGLVCFLIFKGVQGLVEEGKTKRKELKILKHFLPQVEAASFLSITLAIFWQKAVRVWPKFMVHFIIWSSFVLALSAGILLICFQMPATDALGVIFIFFAIGNGLYACWVTQRTGFCSKVFIKALEPVAKFHDLNQPTYWMLAAGFVWMSLWILAVIGSLNFYYPPIVIIVLVVSLAWITEVMRNVVNLTVSRVIALYYLRGMQSSTQFCFQRALSKNLGSACLGSVFVPSIEALRIVARGLNLIEGEDEFMFCCARCGLRIMDSIFKRGNGWAYVQIAAYGKGFVKASQDTWELFQGREIHQIVDSDITSAICFLTGVCSSCICVIVVAAWTATVHKSYTATVSLLAAFIGYLMTRIAMALPQACVGCYYVCYAENPNNRLFVNDKTIPDRLNLIKAGRDVVVPTPRVPGAYRR, from the exons ATGGGTGTTCAAGAACCT GTAATTGTGCAGGGGGAAAAtggagaaggagaaggagaaggaatggaggaggagaaaaggaaagaagaggaagaaatgaAGGATATTGAGAAGGGTGAAGCTGCTGGTGAAGAATTTGCAAGTCAAAATGAGCAGCAGCAGCATCAAGGGACAAGGGAATTTCACATGTCAATGATGCAAAGATTGTCAGATACCAACCCTTTAAGGCTTGTAGCAAATGCACCAAGAGTTGCTTCACCTTCTCCTGCTTATCAAAATCGTCATCCTCCTTCAGCTCGCCCTTCACCTTCTCCTGCTCAGAGTATTCCTCCTCGCCCCTCTCCTGCTCCTTCTTCTCAGCCTCGCTCCACACCTACTCCTCAA cAATCAATTGTATCATTGAATTCAAGATCATACACAAACAAGTTGTCTCTGTTTCTGTTCGTGGTTCACATGGTTCTGGCTTTTGGGCTAGTTTGTTTTCTTATATTTAAGGGGGTGCAAGGCTTGGTAGAAGAAGGAAAGACTAAAAGAAAAGAGCTGAAGATATTGAAGCATTTTCTGCCTCAAGTGGAGGCTGCATCTTTTCTTAGTATAACTCTAGCAATTTTTTGGCAAAAGGCAGTAAGAGTTTGGCCTAAATTCATGGTGCATTTCATAATTTGGAGCTCTTTTGTTCTGGCTTTATCAGCTGGAATCCTTTTAATTTGTTTCCAAATGCCAGCTACCGATGCTCTTGGAGTTATTTTCATATTCTTTGCAATTGGGAATGGATTGTATGCTTGTTGGGTGACACAGAGAACTGGATTTTGCTCGAAGGTTTTCATCAAAGCTCTTGAACCTGTAGCAAAATTTCATGATCTGAACCAGCCTACTTATTGGATGCTTGCTGCTGGTTTTGTGTGGATGTCACTTTGGATTTTAGCGGTTATTGGATCATTGAATTTCTATTATCCACCAATAGTTATCATTGTATTGGTAGTGAGCTTGGCCTGGATTACTGAAGTAATGAGGAATGTGGTTAACTTAACTGTTAGTAGGGTGATTGCTCTGTATTATCTTAGAGGAATGCAATCAAGCACACAATTTTGCTTTCAAAGAGCATTGTCCAAAAATCTTGGTAGTGCTTGTCTTGGATCCGTTTTTGTGCCTTCGATTGAAGCTTTAAGGATTGTGGCTCGTGGATTGAACTTGATTGAGGGGGAAGATGAGTTCATGTTTTGTTGTGCTCGCTGCGGTCTCAGGATCATGGACTCTATCTTCAAACGTGGCAACGGCTGGGCTTATGTGCAG ATTGCTGCATATGGAAAAGGTTTTGTGAAGGCCTCACAAGACACTTGGGAATTATTCCAGGGGCGAGAGATACATCAGATTGTGGACTCTGACATTACTAGTGCAATTTGCTTCCTCACCGGAGTATGCAGTAGCTGCATCTGTGTCATTGTTGTAGCCGCTTGGACAGCCACAGTACATAAAAGCTATACAGCCACTGTCTCACTTCTTGCTGCCTTCATAGGCTATTTAATG ACTAGGATTGCGATGGCTTTGCCTCAAGCCTGTGTGGGTTGTTACTACGTCTGCTATGCCGAAAATCCCAATAACAGGCTGTTTGTTAATGATAAAACAATTCCAGACCGGCTCAACTTGATAAAAGCAGGCCGTGATGTGGTGGTTCCAACACCTAGAGTCCCAGGAGCGTACAGAAGATAG